A window of Dehalogenimonas sp. WBC-2 genomic DNA:
TTGATGCGCGGCACATCATTAACGGCGATGGCTCCGACAGAGTGGAGCACCCGCCGCTGGCACGTCTGGCTATCAGTTCCGGCATACTGATTTTTGGAGACAATCCCTTTGGCTGGCGCATAATGCCGGTTATATTCGGGGCGGCCAGCCTGGTATTAGTTTATTTTATCTGCCGCCGCCTTAATCTCAGTGACCGGGCGGCTTTTTTTGTGACTTTCCTTTTGGCATTGGAGAATTTGAGTTTTGTCCAATCAGGGGTTGCCATGCTGGATGTATTCAGTGTAACTTTCATGCTGGCATCGTTCTACCTGTATTTACGCGGTAAGTGGCCTGGCAGCGGTGTATTCATAGGGCTGGCCGGGCTGGCTAAACTGTCGGGATTTCTGGCTTTGCCGGTAATTGCCCTTCACTGGCTGATTACTAACCGTAGCCGAATTCCATGGTTTGCCCTTTTATTAGCTGCTGCTCCATTAACCTATGTGGCGCTTTTACCGGTAATGGACTGGATGATCTGGGGGAAATTTATCAATCCCATCACCGAAACACGGACGATGCTTGATGTGTTGGGTGCTTCAACATTTGCCAACCTGCCTTCGGATATGCTTAGCCGTCCCTGGGAATGGCTGACGCAGGTGGAAATAATCACCTACTGGCCGGAACCGCACTATCTGGCTGTGCTGAGTCCGACCTTGCTGATCCTGTGGTTGCCGAGCGCTATTTTCACCGGATTTATGGCTATACGGAAAAAGCCGTGGGCGGTGTTCGCCACGGTCTGGTTTGCGGTGACTTTTGTGCTATGGATCCCGGTCAGTCTGGTTACCGACCACATCAGTTATATCTATTATCTTTATCCCGCCGTCGGAAGCATCTGCCTGTTCAGCGGTTGTGCATTGATTTCAGCGGAAGGTTATCTGTTAGAGAAAACCAAGCGGCTGTGGGCTATTGCCGGAGGATTATTGATCCCGGTGGTTGCGGTTCTTCATCTGGGTTTCTTTATCTATCTTTCACCGCTGCCATACTGGGGGAAATTAGTTTTTGGATTTATCCTTTATGTTATAGTCCGCGTCTATCTCAAAGCACCAACTCAGAGAACCCCTGACCAGGTGGTATTTTCAATTTAACGCGGTAACCTTGATACTGCCGCATGGGATTGCGGCAGTATTTCATCCGTCTACAGACACGCATTGCCTATCCCCAATGCGTGTGATAACCTAATATCGTTTTGAAGCTGTTACGCAACCTTAAACCGTGGCAAGTGGTGTCCCTGTTTGTCATCGTCCATGCCTTCATCTTCCTACTGATATTTAATACCGGTTTCTACGCCAGATACTTTGAAGACCCGATCAGCATCTCCTATGTTTATGCTGCCGATATCTTTTCAGGGAAGATACCTTATCTTGATTTCAACATAGAATATCCGCCGCTGGCCCTGGTATTCATGCTGATACCCAGGTTATTCACCACCGATACACCGGCCGCCTATCACATGGCCTTTTCGGCAGAGATGCTGGTCTTAGACATTCTGATCATGCTGCTGCTGGCGGCTTTTTCCCGCAGATTGGGGCTTGCCGGTTGGA
This region includes:
- a CDS encoding membrane protein gives rise to the protein MKVLKSQYSGLVILIGLFLSMHLAVIANPDALVFDEKYYVVDARHIINGDGSDRVEHPPLARLAISSGILIFGDNPFGWRIMPVIFGAASLVLVYFICRRLNLSDRAAFFVTFLLALENLSFVQSGVAMLDVFSVTFMLASFYLYLRGKWPGSGVFIGLAGLAKLSGFLALPVIALHWLITNRSRIPWFALLLAAAPLTYVALLPVMDWMIWGKFINPITETRTMLDVLGASTFANLPSDMLSRPWEWLTQVEIITYWPEPHYLAVLSPTLLILWLPSAIFTGFMAIRKKPWAVFATVWFAVTFVLWIPVSLVTDHISYIYYLYPAVGSICLFSGCALISAEGYLLEKTKRLWAIAGGLLIPVVAVLHLGFFIYLSPLPYWGKLVFGFILYVIVRVYLKAPTQRTPDQVVFSI